In Oryzias latipes chromosome 15, ASM223467v1, the sequence TACCAGGTCATGCCATTCGGCCTCACGAACGCCCCTGCTGTTTTCCAACGGCTCGTGAATGACGTACTTCGTGATTTCCTAAATAGGTTTGTTTTCGTTTATCTGGACGATATCTTAATTTATTCGTCCAGTCAAACCCAGCATGAGCATCACGTTCGCTTGGTTCTGGAAAGACTACTGGAGAACCAACTATTTGTAAAAGCGGAAAAATGCGAATTCCATACTTCTTCTATCCCCTTTTTGGGGTATATTATTGAAGTCGGTAACATTCGGCCCGATCCGGCAAAGATAGACGCCGTCACTCAATGGGAGGTCCCACAAACCCGCAAAAAGTTACAGCAATTTCTGGGCTTCGCAAATTTCTACAGAAGGTTCATCCGAAATTACAGCAGCATCGCGGCTCCACTCACTCAGCTCACTTCTGTTAATAAGCCCTTTGTTTGGACCCCTGCTGCCGACATGGCTTTTAAAAGACTCAAAGGACTTTTTGTCACGGCACCCATTCTGATACAACCTGATGGCAAGAAACAATTCATTGTTGAAGTAGACGCCTCCGATTCCGGTGTGGGAGCCGTGCTATCTCAGCGCGAAGGAACCTCCAACAAATTAAAACCATGCGCTTATTTTTCTCGTAAACTGAGCCCAGCCGAGCGGAATTATGACGTGGGCAACCGAGAGCTTCTGGCAATTAAACTGGCTCTGgaagagtggcgtcactggctggagggggcagaaCAACCCTTTATTGTTTGGACTGATCATAAGAACCTCGCATACTTACGCAGTGCAAAACGCCTAAACTCCCGTCAAGCCCGCTGGTGTCTGTTCTTCGATCGATTCAATTTCAACATCACTTATCGACCCGGCAGTCGTAACATCAAGCCAGACGCCTTATCCAGAAAATACTCAGTTACGGAACCTACCTCTGAATCCACTATCATCCCCACCTCCTGTTTTATAGGTAATCTCACCTGGGAGATCGAGAACAAAGTCCAACAAGCCCAAGGTGAGATACCTGATCATGCTACCTGTCCTCCTGGAACTTTGTATGTACCCGACTCTCTGAGATCTGAGGTGTTGACGTGGGGGCACGCCTCTAAGATTGCCTGTCATGGGGGGGTTCGTAGAACCACCAACCTGCTACGTCGACGGTTTTTCTGGCCTTCCTTGGAGAAAGACGTCCGTGAGTACGTGGCAGCTTGCTCAGTTTGTGCTCGCTCTAAGAACTCTAATTCACCCCCCTCCGGACATCTGTTGCCTCTGCCCACACCTAGTCGCCCTTGGTCACACATTGCACTAGATTTTGTTACCGGTCTGCCTCCGTCCCAAGGGCACACTGTAATTCTAACGGTCATTGATCGCTTTTCCAAGGCTGTCCATTTCATTCCACTAGCACAACTCCCCTCTGCCTCCGAAACTGCAGATATCCTGGTCCATCATGTGTTTCGTTACCATGGAATTCCTAGTGATATCGTGTCCGACCGCGGACCCCAATTCACGTCTCAAGTTTGGAGGTCgttctgctccgccctcggggccacggtcagtcttAGTTCTGGTTACCATCCGCAGTCCAACGGGCAAGCTGAGAGGGCAAACCAAGAGTTGGAAGCAGCTCTTCGATGCTTGGTGGCGCAAAATGAAGCAGACTGGTCCAAATACCTCATCTGGGTGGAGTATGCTCACAACACTCACTCCTCTACCGCTACTGGCATGTCCCCCTTTGAAGCCTCCTTAGGGTTCTCACCCCCTCTGTTTCCCTCTCAGGAActcgatctggcagtgccctcggtccagctcCATCTTCAACGGTGTCAGGACATTTGGCGGCAGGCCAGGgcggctctcctccgcaccaaggagagcaactgccagatcgctaatcgtcgcagggtggtgggacccgtcTATCTACCGGGGCAGAGGGTATGGCTGTCATCCCGCAATATTCCTGTTCAGGCGTCCTCTCGTAAGCTGGCACCCAGATACATCGGCCCTTACGAGATCGACCACATCATCAACCCCTCCTGCGTCCGGCTGCGCCTACCTGCTGCTTTGAAGGTACATCCCGCATTCCATATTTCTCAAATCAAGCCTGTCCACGAAAGCCcgttgtgcccgccgtccgcttcccctccgCCCGCCCGTATCATTGACGGCGCGCCGGCCTTCACCGCCAGCCGGGTGTTGGACGTCCGGCGCCGGGGTCGGGGTTTTCAGTTTctcgtggactgggagggttacggtccagaggagcgctcctggatctcccgctccctcatCCTGGACCGTTCCCTCATCGACGACTTTTTCCGCGCCCATCCGGACCgtcgtcctggaccgcctggaggcggtcgttgaggggggggtactgtcatggcgcctctgtcagtcaccttcccccctccctctcctgctcggctctggacgcgaccagctggttccaatcatcaCCTCATTAAACCGCCTACTTcaggagatccaggacctgacgtcaacgccagtccgttgttCTTACCACGGAATCATCCTCACGAGTGTGCTCCTCGGGCTACAGTTCTCCAGTTCCCCTCTACGTCTTCCCTTCGGATCCAGCAAGCCTCAGTCTCGAGCTCCGTCTGCCTCCACCCTCCAGTCAGCCGCCACGCAGCAACAAAGACTTGGTCACAGACTCTCCTTCAGAGAAATTAAATCTTTCTTATACTTACACCTCGTTTccgagtttcttccgggttccagcgcctgggtcctTTCGAATCCCCACGGGACCATGACAGtgaaagctgtaaaaaaaaaaagaaatcccacCAGGAGCAGCTTTTAAGAAGAGCATCAAGAGCataatttatgtattttcagGAGAAACCTGGCACTGTATTTGCAAACATCAGGAATGTGGGTCTAGATTAGCTATTAATGAAACCGCCGCCAGGCTTGTGAGTGCCGGTATCAAGTCTGGATATATGCAAGGGTTTGTGTTAGGAAGGGTCACAAATTTAAGCCGAATCCAACATTTAAATCACTAACGTCTATATTGGATTAGTCCAGGTTAACATAAACTTTCACCAGTGATGTTGACCTATAAGGTGCAGGTGAAAATTGGACTTCTGTTGGTAGATGGAtaggatgaaaatgtttttgtaggcCAAGACAAAACGCAAGAGTGGATGAATTTTGAGTGTAGGGATTCTGACAAGCAAACTAGAGGGTGGTCCAATATGATGGAAAGGAGGAAGGTGGATTCCCTGTGTGTTCAGCAGAACAGATGAAAGGAGAGAAAGGCTTACAGTTTGGGGGAAGTTTCAATCTGTTTTATTATGGTCTGAATGGAAAGATGaatgaagagagagagagagatgctGAAGGATGAATATGatgagaaggagctgcattgtatCTTTGTAGAACTAAAGTCTATGACATCATACAGAGAAAGGAGCAGAGGAAGTCTGGATGGCAGAGAAGTACAGTACATTGAAGTTGTTAAGGACATGTATTAGAAAGgttataaaaaagaaacttatgGCTGTTCCAAATGATGATATGAGGGTGTGAAAACGATAAATGAAGGTTAGATGAAAGTGCATAATTTTTTGTAGTGACCTCTAAGGGAGCATCTCAGACAGAAAAGAGGAATATGACAAGATCAACTGGTGAAATTTAGCATTTATGGTTAATGACTGACCATAACCTCCACTCAAACAGAGACTTAGATATACTTATCAGTGTTACATTTATTGCAAGAATCATTACTCAAAAAAAACTTCCTCacattttgtgcaaaatgtatATAACTAGAAATCTGCAATGCttgtttatattattattaaatctATATGTtatgttttcatcattttttgttttgcttaaatgttttaatattgcTGTTGAATCTAATTGTTGGGTGCAGATGCATTTGAAAGTGTCGTTCATTTGTAAAGCTGCTCAAACAGCAGCTACACTGCCCTTTTTAATCAAAGGGTGTGTTTGGAAAGCAATCACTCAAGTGAAATTTTCCTAAACACACCTATGCGTGAAGTCAGGTAAAGATATTTGCCtttaaagatggatggatggaatttcCCATGATATTGTCTAATTTACATTTCTGACTGCACCCCATtagcacaataaaaaaaaaatcagagctgAAATCATAACTTTCATGTCACAAATATGCCCAAGTCCAAGCAGGAGAAACAGATTCATGGCTCATGAATAATTCTGTGGGAATACTCTGACTGactgtttttccatttgtggTCAGTAATGCCTAATTTTAAGACCCTGAGAAACACTTAAACCACAGAAATTTCAAAATTCCAATCCAGAGTTATGGGAATCATTGTTGGGTACATGTATGAACTCATAATCACACATTTATTGCATGGTTTAGAAAATTAAAGCatataaaatgaatcaaaaaggGAAGGAAATAAGGTGTTAGTGGTGTGAAATGTGTGCTGGAATGGAGAAGACTGATAAATATGAAGCAACCTGCACACCGGTTGAGGATCGTAGGACTGATAAGGTTGTGGACATCAACCTCACACTGCAATTTGCAGCAAGCCACTCATATTTCCATCATGGTCCGACATCTGTTTGACTCTAGGGGAAGATTTAATGACCTTCTGCAATGAGTGGCAATAATTCATGATAAACATTGTTCAATGTTAGTGTGCAAACCTGCCTCCCAggcatcattttcttttcatgtaaTTGTTTTGTTCTTGTCTTTGTTATAAGATGGTATCATCTTTTTTGTGTGGTAAATATTGCTGCCTGTGGATCTTGTTAACTATGTGATAATGGtaaatcctttttatttattcgttTATTTGACAGGGACATTGCATATTAAAAAGCATCGCTGTACTAGAGATAGCCAAAAGTCTATTTTTCATCCAGTACTCCCTCTAGACACTTCATTAAAAATTAGAAGTTTGCATTTGAGATGACCACTTTTTTCagagttgtgtttttatttgatgttttatgtatttttaattaggatggatggatggttggatggatggatggatggatggatggatggatggatggatggatggatggatgaataatttaataatttaataagtATCATTAAGTATCAAACCAGCAATACTTGAAGTACAGctcaagaaaaattaaaaaataaaattattggtTTTCAAATGACACAAATGCTGAACAAACCAGATTACATTTCtacatttaaaaccaaaaaaacttgtaaaatgaCTTGATTTGGTAGTAATGTTTTGTTATGAATAGGTTAAGTGACTCAAGATAAGTACCTTTATTGATGTTGCTTTGAGCAAAAGCAAAAGACATTTCTAATTGTATCCagtctttttttataatatcCAACAGCAATTAGGAAATTGTTATTTTGCAAAATTGAATTTTCTGTCCTAGGCTTGGAGTGAAAGCAGATTATTGGGCACATTATCACACTGACATCCGTGCTAATTTACAAATAAGTGACATAAGGGGCGGTTATCTGTTAATTTAGCATATTGCACAATCAACACAAGAATTATTCTCCTTTCAAAACGGTATAAAATGTGTGTTAGAGCCAGCATAGGGGAACTAGCATGGCATTTCTTTGCAATATGAGGCTCTTTTGTCTTTCATTATCAAAATGTTCACATCGATTTTATTGATGTAAGACTCCTTTGTCATAAAGACTGTTGAACTGCAAAATAAAATCTTCACCTTGCAGATaatacaaatagaaaaaatgaacataacgtgacattaaaatattaaaatctaaCATTGCAAGCTTTCACAATACCATCATTTTAgccatgaaaaagtaaaaacaaactatAGTTTTAAAGGAACATTAGCCAAATATAGCATTAAATGGTATAAAGAATATTATCTAAAAACTTAAGTCTTTTTTACAAAGAATTCTTTTAAAAGACTTCCTGAAATCATCATTAAATATTGTGTAAATGACAGGATTTAATGAGCTATTGCAGTAACCAAaccaaaagaacattttgaacAGTGTCTCTGGGACGCAGCAGATGTCACACACAGCTGTAAGTGTGTATGTGAAGAAAAAGGGGAACCAGCAGAGAACAAACACTCCCATGACCACAGCCAGAACAAAGGTGAAGCGTCTTTCTCTGTACTGCCTCCCTTTCCACCTGCTCACTCTCAAGGGAGACAGTGCCTCTGCTTTTGGAGAGGCTTCTCCTGGCTTCGCTTCAGTCACGTCGGTCTTCCTCACATCGATTTTTCTGCTCAGAGAGCGTAGGCAGGTTTCGTTCCCATCTGATGAGGATGGTTCCTCATCCATGTCAAGTCCATTAATCCCCTGACTTTTCACGTCGTTTAAATCATCcacatttctgtcttttgtttgtgGGGAGTTGCCATTCTTTACTTGCTTCTCTCCTGGTGGAGCTCTGGTTCTCCTAATGACAATCTGGTAAATCTTTACATACACCATAATCATAATGACACAGGGTGCAAAGAAAGATGCAATGCTGGAGAACAAAATGTACCATTTCTCCTCATTTATTTTGCAAACAGGGCTGTTTGCTTCTCCCCTGTTCTTCTTCATAGTTATAAGTGGAGGGAATGAAATAATGGCTGCAATGACCCAAACCAAACCAATAGTGCATTTAATCATTCGTTGAgtcctttttaaattatacttaATGGCCTTAGTGACAGACCAGTACCTGTCCAGGCTTATTGCACACAGGTGGATGATTGATGACGTACAGAAGAGCACATCAAGAGCAGAGTGGATTTCACACCACACTTTACCAAAGTACCAATAGCCCATCAATTCATTGGCTAAGGAGAATGGCATAACTAAGGTGGCAACCAGAATGTCTGCGCATGCCAGAGACACTAAAAACAAGTTCTGTGGCGCCTTCAGAGCTCGGCATGTGATAACCGCAATGACCACCATCACATTGCCAAACACTGTTAGCAGGATGAGCATACAAACCAAAAATGTGAGCGACACTGAGATCTGCACGCTGAAAGGGTGCTTCCCAAGAAAAGTCTCATTTCCACCAGTGAGGTTGAGACAACCCATCAAGACACGCTGGGGCGTCGAGAATATCTGAAGATTTCCTTGTCAAAGGGATCAAAGAGGGCGCTTTGCAGCTGACTCTTTGTTAAATCCATTCAAGATGGCAATGTTGGAGAATTGAGTTTTTTCCTATGGAAGAGCTTCCTGCACAAATCTCTCATTCTTCTACctaagagtgaaaaaaaaatcaactgaaaaaaaaatgcattcggAAAGTTGAAACACTCATTTGGACAAATAAATCCCGATTCACCTAcctcaaataataatttattttaaatctttaaatatatttcatcgCAAAAAAAACTCCATCAGTTGCAGGTTGGCTCTGGttggtcttcttttcttctgCAAAAGAGAAGGAATGTCTCTCATATTATCCTCCTCTGAAGCTGGAAATCTTTGATGCTCCCTCTACTTCAGTGAGAAATAGGATGGGCGGAGTTTATCTGGTGTAGATTTAAAGGACGCTTTGTATTGCTCTGACGCTACAGCCATTGGCGGATTAtgacatttattcttttttatgatttataaaCTTAATATCTCATTGTTTTAAGATTATAGCGGTACATCCGCACTCTGCCTTTGCAATATTATTTCTTCTTATCCCTTGAAAGCAAGATTTGTGAAAAGATTGTTTTATGAATTCATGGAAGGGGAAATGAGGATCATCATACAACACTTGTGAGATTGTCGTTTATTTTTATGCTGAATTTCAGAGGTTGGTTTTAGAAATCCTCGCCTTTGTAAacttttatgattaaaaaatataatggtTATGgatggtgaaaaaaaacaactaaaaaacaaactgttaccATTTAAACAGAttcactatttttattttgaaataataattttaaggCTTTCAAACAAATCACGTGACTTTTATTAAGTAATGTGAAAAACGTAGTAATATCCTACTACTTCAGTCTGCGCAAGAAAGTtgcttgttttaaaatatttacaatgcAAAAACCCATTTAGGGCGCAGAGTGAAAGTGCCCTTCCTGGCCGACAGGGGGCAGTATTGAGTCTCTTAAGGCTCGGTCTGAAGCAAGGAAATCTCGCGAAGAAATTTTCCGCTTGTTTCCGGTCAGTTTTGTGCCGCTGAAAGAAGAACTTATCTTTATCATAATAATTATTTAAGGTAGTTAGCAAACAATAAATAGCTTAATTATCAGCGCGTTTGTCTACAGATAACTCCCTTACCAAAGTAAGTTTGTTTCCAGTTGCATTTTTGTCATTACGCTAGCATTTTGCTTGTAATGGTAATTGTAGCCTCACGACTAGGCCAAGAGACCTTGATAACCCACTTAGCGACGTGCTATGGTTGACGTTGTTGACACATGATACAcattgtatttctgtttttgggGGGACCATAGAAACACTGCGCTAGTGGAATATTATATACACCCTCCTGTTTTCTCTTAATTTGTGTTTCGTATTGTAAATTTAGCCGAAACGTCGAACAAATGCTAAGTGGCTAGTTTATGCTGCACgatgctgtttgttttgttagcGCTCAGATGTCTGAGGACCTGGTGAAACAGTTGAACAGCTACAAAGCTCAGCTCCAGCAAGTCGAATTTGCTTTGTCTACCGACACTGAAAATGAAGACCTTCAAAAGCTTCAGAAGGACTTACGGGTTTGTGATTGCTGTTTTTTCTCCTTAAATTTATCTTGTTATCCATAGTAAAACAAAATGCGAGGCTAATTTTGAAAGCCAAGGAAGATGTATTGTGTTCATTTATTcctttaaatataaatttattATACTTGATCAAAGTAATCTTTTACGTAATATTGATTAATACGTTTAATTTCATTGACTGAAAGTTAGACATTTAAACAGGCTTTGAAAGgaagttaaaaatatgaataGTATCAAATGATGTACTTGTTGCAAATGGACCATTTTCAATTAttgattcatttgtttgttttgtattattattagttttagGTTTACATCTTTTACCCTATAAATATGCATAGTCTGcaaccctttaaaaaaagtctgaaaatgttaCAAGTGTCTTTTCATAAAGTACTCATCTATGAaaatctctctttttctttttcaggaggTTATTGAACTTACAAAAGATCTGCTGAGCTCACAGCCCACTGATGGAACCTCAACTACCACCAGTACAGAAAAACCTCCCAAAAAGCATACCTGGAAAGTGGGAGATCGATGTATGGCTTTGTGGGGTAATGATGGACAGTGAGTGTCACCTCCTccttaattatttttatagcaATGCATGCCTTTAAGAAATATCTAGGATATTccttatcttttttttgcttttcagtgGAAACGTAGTTCAAAgagttgattgttttttttatatacagtgATGATGGTTGACACTTAAGGGTATTAAGTATTAGGAATATTAGGTGATGGACTTCCACATGATAGACCTGTTTTGAACTAAAGTATCACTTATCCTCTTGTAAAACTGTTTGGATTTAATAGTTTTGAGAATAGTAATCCTGAGTTTTTGGTTCCTACTCACCTGCTTACAGACGGGATTTTTTTGCAGGGTGTATGAAGCGGAAATTGAGGAGATAGACCGAGAGAACGGAACTGCAGCCATAAACTTCATCGGATATGGAAACGCTGAAGTGGTTCCTCTGCAGAACATCAAGGCCTTGGAGGAGGGAATGCTCTCTATTGACGATGGAGGTGCAAAGGCAAAGTCCAAGTAAGAGGAGACCCAAATTAACACTCGCCAGTTGCCAATCACAAGCTTTTGCATGTGTCGCTAGTATGCAACCACAGAGGGCTATTGATGGGGGATA encodes:
- the LOC101170540 gene encoding alpha-2A adrenergic receptor-like, producing the protein MGCLNLTGGNETFLGKHPFSVQISVSLTFLVCMLILLTVFGNVMVVIAVITCRALKAPQNLFLVSLACADILVATLVMPFSLANELMGYWYFGKVWCEIHSALDVLFCTSSIIHLCAISLDRYWSVTKAIKYNLKRTQRMIKCTIGLVWVIAAIISFPPLITMKKNRGEANSPVCKINEEKWYILFSSIASFFAPCVIMIMVYVKIYQIVIRRTRAPPGEKQVKNGNSPQTKDRNVDDLNDVKSQGINGLDMDEEPSSSDGNETCLRSLSRKIDVRKTDVTEAKPGEASPKAEALSPLRVSRWKGRQYRERRFTFVLAVVMGVFVLCWFPFFFTYTLTAVCDICCVPETLFKMFFWFGYCNSSLNPVIYTIFNDDFRKSFKRILCKKDLSF
- the smndc1 gene encoding survival of motor neuron-related-splicing factor 30, producing the protein MSEDLVKQLNSYKAQLQQVEFALSTDTENEDLQKLQKDLREVIELTKDLLSSQPTDGTSTTTSTEKPPKKHTWKVGDRCMALWGNDGQVYEAEIEEIDRENGTAAINFIGYGNAEVVPLQNIKALEEGMLSIDDGGAKAKSKKEMIAEQREYKKKKAQKKVQRMKELEQEREEQKSKWQQFNNKAYSKNKKGQVKRSIFASPESVNGKVGVGTCGIADKPMTQYNDTSKYNVRHLMPQ